The Flavobacterium piscisymbiosum genome includes a region encoding these proteins:
- a CDS encoding helix-turn-helix domain-containing protein, whose translation MKRTETLEDFYTVKIKGMPENLKKEIGHFNVFKLDDYVGSTCNPLPYTRKDFYKISLIIGKNKVHYADKIVSIDDQALFFANPQIPYSWEHIDENQTGFFCIFTDAFFSQFGNLKEYPLFQPGGNPIVPVSKELAESLKILYLRMFDEIDSDYAFKYDVLRNLVFEIIHLALKTQTVTASLYSKSNATIRVSSLFMELLERQFPIESISQQINFRSPSEYANQLNVHVNHLNKALKETTGKTTSQIISERIVQEAMILLKQTNWNINEIAWCLGFEELSHFINFFKKSTQVSPKAYRVTEIV comes from the coding sequence CTGAGAATCTTAAAAAAGAAATCGGACATTTTAATGTTTTTAAACTCGATGATTATGTCGGAAGTACTTGTAATCCTTTGCCATATACGCGAAAAGACTTTTATAAAATAAGTTTAATCATTGGAAAAAACAAAGTGCATTATGCTGATAAAATAGTTTCGATTGACGATCAGGCTTTGTTTTTTGCCAATCCGCAAATTCCGTACAGTTGGGAACATATTGATGAAAACCAAACCGGATTTTTCTGCATTTTTACCGATGCTTTTTTTAGTCAGTTTGGTAATTTAAAAGAATATCCTTTATTCCAGCCTGGAGGAAACCCAATTGTTCCTGTTTCGAAAGAACTGGCTGAATCTTTAAAGATATTATATCTAAGAATGTTTGATGAAATCGACTCGGATTATGCTTTTAAATATGATGTACTTAGAAATTTGGTGTTCGAAATTATCCATCTGGCACTCAAAACACAAACGGTAACTGCTTCATTATACAGTAAATCAAATGCTACAATTAGAGTTTCGTCTTTATTTATGGAATTGCTCGAAAGACAATTTCCGATTGAATCTATTTCGCAGCAAATTAATTTCCGTTCTCCATCTGAATATGCAAATCAGTTAAATGTGCATGTAAACCATTTGAATAAAGCATTAAAAGAAACTACCGGAAAAACCACATCGCAAATTATATCCGAAAGAATTGTTCAGGAAGCCATGATTCTGCTCAAACAAACCAATTGGAATATTAATGAAATTGCATGGTGTTTAGGTTTTGAAGAATTGTCTCATTTTATCAATTTTTTCAAGAAAAGCACTCAGGTTTCACCAAAAGCATATCGTGTAACCGAAATTGTTTGA